The following nucleotide sequence is from uncultured Draconibacterium sp..
TTACTGCCGTATTGCCCTGTTTGCCCGGCTTCCAACTTGGCATTGATTTCACCACCCGAATTGCCTCACGGCCAAGCGATGAATCGGCATCCCGCGCCAATGCAACGTTGTAAATATTTCCGGTTTCATCCACTACAAAACTGACATAAACCTTGCCTTCAATTCCATTTTCCTGTGCAATTAACGGGTAGTTAACATTTTGTGCTAAAAAGCTCAGCAAAGCAGCATTTCCTCCCGGAAATTCAGGCATTGTTTCGGCAAAGTTTAATACTGCACCCAAGTTCTCATCTTCCGGTTCTTCACCCATATTTAACATACTACTAAAATCAATAATCACTGGTTCTTCGGGATCCTCTCCTTCCCAATCTAATTCATTTTCAGTTTTAATATTGTCTTCAATAATATTAAAAACGGGTACTTTTACAATAGGTTTCTCAGGCTTAATTTTTTCGGGTTTGGTTATTGGAATAACCAAGTCTTCCGGTGGAGCATAGTTAACATTTCCCTGAACAATCATCGTTTTTTGTACAGGCTTTTTCCACTCGAAGGCAAATAGCGAAAAACTAAGCGCGATAACCAGGCCAACCAGGAACATTGTAGTTCTTTTATTCTCAAGATCAGCTTTTTTTGTTTTTTTAGCGTTCATCATGGCTTTTAATTTTAATTGGATTGTCAATAAATAAAAGAACGCCGGCTCCTTGTTTTCTGCAGGTAAAGATGTTACAGCAAAAACTTTACCAAAAAATTACAAATAGAAGATTGTTTCTTAAACGAGGTGCTTTTTAATAAGATATTTAGCAATTGTTTTAACAAGAGATTGGTTAAAACAGGAAAAACGAAAATGTTTAGGAAATTTAATTTTTACGATCCGGGAAAATACTTTCTGATCATTTCACTAATGTTTTTCGACATTATCGGTTTCGTCAGATAATCGTTACAGCCTGCCTCTAAAGCTTTTTCTCTGTCGCCAGGCATAGCATAAGCTGTTTGCACAATTATAATCACCTTTTTATCGAACTTCCTTATTGCCCGGGTGGCTTCGTAACCATTCATCTTGGGCATTTGAATATCCATTAATATTAAATCAATATCTCCATGCTCCCGGCAAACGTTTACAGCTTCAACTCCAGTTTTTACCTTAATTAGGCTTTTTTCGAATTCTTTAATTGCAAGCGAAAGTAGCATCTCCGAGATTTCATCATCTTCTGCAATTAGTATCTTCAGTTTTATATCCGACTGGTTTAATTCCTTATCAATATTTACCACTTCTTTATTTTGCAGCGAGTTGGAATTTAATTTACAAGGTAAAGTAAAATAAAATGTACTGCCTACTCCCTCTTCCGATTCAAGCCAAATTTCGCCACCCAACATTTCAACATAAGCTTTTGAGATTGATAGGCCCAAGCCTGCTCCCTGAAGCGCCATTTTATCGGAAATATCAGCTTGAACAAACCGTTCAAAAATAGCTTTTTGCCTGTCTTTAGGAATCCCATTCCCGGTGTCTTTCACATAAATTTCGAGGAAATTATTTTTCTTTTCAAAGCCTAATTCAATATAACCTGCCGAGGTATATTTTATAGCGTTTTTAACCAAATTAGTAAGAATAGAATATACCTTCTCCCGATCAGTTTTAAGAACTATTTGCCCTTCATTTGTATTGTTTACAACCCTGAATTCTAATCCTTTATTTTTTATTTCGGGTTCAAAAAAATCCTGGATATAATTTATCTGCTTAACAATGTCAGCATCGTTAATAAATACTTCCATTTGGCCCGATTCAATTTTTGAAATGCTAATAATATCATTGATAATATTCAACATTCGGGCACCGCTTTTTTCAATAATTTCGATATAATTTTGTTGCTCTGGCCCGATTAATCCTGGCGCTTTTAACAGGTTAGCAAATCCCAAAATTCCGTTCATTGGAGTTCTGATTTCGTGACTCATATTTGCCAAAAATGCCGACTTTAAACGATCTGCTTCTTTCGCTTTTTCAATTTGCTGATCGCGGTCTTTTATAATCTTAACAAGTTGCTTTTTTCGCTTATTTAATTTTTGTGTACGCCATCGAATAAAAGTATAAACGAGAATAACTAGTAATGCTGCATATAAAAAGCGTGCGAAAACGGTATTCCACAGCGACGGTGAAATTACAAATGCATATTCAACCGGGGCGCTCCATTTTTTTCCTTCGCCGATGGCCCTAACGTTAAAAACATATTTTCCTGCTGGAAGATTTCTGAAACTTACTTTTGCATCTTTGCCAGGTACACTCCAACTGTTATTAATGCCATCCAATTTATACGAATACTTAATTTTATGTGGCGCCGACCATTCAACTGCAGCAAAATAAAAAGTTATGTGATTATTGAAATGAGATAATTTTAATCCCAATGGAAGGTTCGTAAACTTATCAACGGCGTTATAACTAATCCCCTCAAAATCGGCCTTTTTAAAATTATTGAAGTCAATAAATTGCTCGTTAATATCGAGTCGGTTTAAATGTAATGCAGGAGGTTCTCTGGAAATTGAGAAACGATTCAGATCGAGCATTGTAAGCCCTTTGCCACTTCCCCACCAAATTCGATTTTCGCTATCGAGCATAACGCTGTTTTTGTAAAAATCCAATGCCTTTAATCCATCTTTTTCGTTGTAGGTGTGTATCTCCGGGTTGAGATAATCAAATGTAACAACTTCTTCAATTTGGCTATTATTTAGGGTTCCTCTTTTGGCCTGGTAATTTCTGTTAGAAGAAACGATGATAAGATTCACTCCTCTGTTTGTTCCTATCCAGATATTATTTTGATCATCCTCAATTATCGACTGTACGCAATTACTACTTAAGCCTTGTTTTGTGGAATAAACAATAAATTGGCTCCCATCAAACATGCACAATCCTCCACCATCCGTTCCTATCCAAATGTTATTTCGGCTATCTTCAAAAACCGACAATACCGAGTTGGAGCTTAGCCCCTCCTTTTCAGTATAATTTATAAAAGTCTCACCATCGTATTTTGACAGGCCGGCATCATTTGTTCCAAACCACAAATTTCCGGCATGATCTTTTTTTATTACATTCACATAATCACAACTAAATCCATCACTTTCGGAGAATTGTTCAAATTGATCGTTAACCAAATGGCTAATACCTCCCTCAGTGGTGGCAAACCACATGTTACCATTGTTATCTTCTGCAATGCTGTTAACAAAGTTATCGCTTAGCCCATCTTTTTCAGAATAGTGTATAAATGTTTCTCCATCAAATTTAGTTACACCTCCCTGGGCGGTACCTAACCAAATATTTTTATGGCTATCTTCAAACAAAGCATAAACATAATCACCGCTCAATCCGTTACTTTCGGCCCATTGGGTAATTTTATCATTCTTGATTTTATTTACCCCATCCCACGAGCCAAACCATAAGTTGTTGCGGCTATCTTCGAGCATCGAAAAAATATGGCTTTCGCTCAATCCATCGGCATCGGTAAAACAGGTAAACAAATTATTGTTGTACAAATTCACTCCACCTCCCCAGGTTCCTATCCATACATTGCCTTTCTCGTCGGTATTCAGTGCGTTTATATCCTTGTAGCTTACCCCTTCTGCTTCAGTTATCGATGTGAATGTTTCACCATCAAAAATGCTAATTCCTTCCCATGTACCAAACCATATTCGGCCATGGGTATCCTCAATTATCGAATTAATACCGTTATAAACCAGTCCATCATCAACGGTATAATTTACAATGCTGTTACCATCAAATTTATACACTCCGGCTTCCCAGCTTCCAATCCAAAAATTCCCCTTACTATCTTCGAATATTGGCAGAATATTGTTGTCTATAAATCCAGTTTCCTCGGTTAGGTATGTAATTTTGTTATTCTTCAAAATATTTATTCCTCCGCCATTGGTTCCAAACCAAATATTGCCGGCCGAGTCTTCCATTATATAACGAATAATATTACTGGTTAATCCTTCGTGCAAGGTGTAATGAACAAAAGTTCGCCCATCATATTTACAAACTCCTCCGCCGTTACTGCCAAACCAGATGTTGTTTTTACTGTCTTGAAAAATGTATAATACCTGGTTATTAATTAAACCTTCACTTTCAGTAAACTGCTTAAACGTATTACCATCATACATGCAAACACCATTGTAGGTGCCAAACCATATGTTTCCATCATTATCTTCAATAATAGATGTCACTGTATTATCGCACAATCCATTGTCGGTTGTAAACACAATAAAAGTATTTCCATTGTATAAACTTACTCCGCCACCACGGGTACCCAGCCAAATGTTTTTTTGGCTATCGTGTAAAATGGTTAAAACATAAGAAGAACTTAATCCTTGTTCAACATCAAGATATTTTAAATTACTATTGGCATGATCCTTTCTTTTAAAACCTAATGCCGGATAAGATTCCGGGTGCTTTAGTGGCACTTTTGCTGGAACAACTTCTATTGCCACACCTGTATAAATTGTGTCGCCTACTAAATTCAATAAAAAAGAATTTGAATGGGTTAAAATTTCAGAAGTTTTTAGTTGGCTAAAATCTAGCGGAACAGCACTTAACTTTTTAGGCACATTAGTAACATAGGGCCTAAACTTCTCACTATCGGAATAACCAACGGGTTTATGTTTTAACATTGAAGTATCACCTATTTCGATGATATCTCCGCTTAAAACAAAGGGTTTCCCGTGAATAATTGTATCTCCGAAAACACTGACTAACGGCTTAATGGGATTGCCTGAGAATTGATTTTCATTGTAGCCATCACCAAGATTAAGTTCGATAATTTGAGATTGAAGAGTTTGATGATTAACCGATTCTAAACTACGCCTATTCTCACTACACGCAATGATAAAGGGGATAAAAGCCAGATATAATAATCCCTTTTTCAAAAAAACTCAGGTTAGTTTGATTATTAACCAAATATATCAAATCTAAAACAAGAAACCACATTTATTAAAATTAAATTTGGGCAAACACTATCTTCTAAATCTCCATCATTTAAAATCTATTTTGTTAAATGCGACTATAACTACTTTGAAAAAATAGTAGGCATCAAATTCAAAAATATTTTTATATTTGCAGCCACGTATTGGGGGATTAGCTCAGTTGGCTAGAGCGCTTGACTGGCAGTCAAGAGGTCACCGGTTCGACTCCGGTATTCTCCACAAAAAAGAGTTGCATTGTATTTGCAACTCTTTTTTTTATTCCCTTTAGCCAATAAAATCGATGTATAAGACAAATCGAATGGGCTATTTAAATTTTACCAATTCAATTAACGGACGTTTATAATTATCGAGAAACCGCTTTAATTTTTTTATCAATATAATCGCTAATTATCAAAGGTGTTACATCCGCACTCAGGTACTTTTTATTGTTGTATACCGAATGTATTGCATGCAGCAATTCCTGGCTCGAATTATTCTTTAATACATAACCATCAATCCCTGCTTTTAGCATTTTAATTACATATTGCTTCTCAGCGTGCATTGAAAGTGCAATTATTTTCAGGCTTGGCAATTTGGTTTTCAAATAACGGGTTGCCTCTATCCCATCCATTTTAGGCATACTTATATCCATAATAAGTATGTCAACATCCAATTCGAATGCCTTATCAATTGCCTCCTTGCCATCTTTTGCCACTCCGGCAATTTCAATCGACTCGTCGGTATTTAATACCGTAATCAATCCTTCGCTAAAAATCCTATGATCGTCTGCTATTATGAGTTTAATTTTCATTTTTACTGAGAAATTGTTTTTTGTTCTTGAATAAAAGGAATAGATATTTACTTCGGATACATAATTAGGCATTATCAAATTGAGAATCAACACTAAATACAACAATCAGAAAAATTCAACGGTAAAATAATCCTTTTCGAACAGCCATGTAAAAAATGCCTATCAGCTTTAAATCTTTATAGCTGATTTTTGCCTCATTGTGTCCTCAAAATGCGACACATCGACAATTTGGAGTTTATAATAAATTTATACCGATAGCATAATATCAGTTAGCGAATCTTCGGGTTGCAAATTGAGTTTTTTGCGCAATTTATAACGATGGTTTTCAACTCCACGAATTGATATGCCCAAAAGCGGCGCTATTTCTTTCGACGATAAATTCATCCGTAGGTATGCACAAAGCTGTAAATCGCTTGAGGTGAGTTCGGGGTATTTGCTTTTCATCTTTTGAAAGAATTGTTCGTGTGCCCGTTCAAAATTGTTTTCAAAAATCTGGCGGTCATCTCTACTCGATATGTTTTCGTCAATCTTATTGTTTAAATAGTTGAAATATTTATCGGGATAACGCGATCCCAACTCTTCCTTTTGTTTTCTGACAATATTTTTGAGGTCGAGCAGAAATTCATTCTTACGAATAATAGCCATTGTGGAGTTAGCCAACTCTTTACTTTTAAATCGTACTTCATCACGCAATTTCTCATTTCGTAATCGAATGAGTTCGCGTTCGCGTTTTTCATGCTGTAACTGTTCCTTTTTTCGGGTTTGTTTTACTCCCCACCTGCGGAATAACAATAATGCACCGATTAAAATAAACATATAAAAAAAGATGGCCAGTTTGGTGGCCAAAAGTGATGGCCGCACCTCAAAACTAAAGTTATATATTTGGCTTTCGTGGCCCCAAATATCAACAGCTTTTACGTGAAGATTGTAGTTTCCGCGCGGCAGTCGTTCAAAATTAAACTCAGGGTTATCGGTACTTTCCGACCACTCGAGATTTAAGCCTTCAAGAAAATATTTGTATGAAACCGGAAATTCATTGAGCATAGGAAACGAAAACCTGAAATGAAGGTTGTTTAGCGTATTCTTAATTTCTGCATTTTTTGTATTCAGCGGTAAATAAACCGATCTGCCGCTATTTGTTTGCAGCTCTATGCTTCTAACTGCGGGAGTATAATTACTCATTAGATTGGTTGTTGAGTCGCTAATCGATGCATCAAGAAATGCAACCCCATTTTGCAAACACAAAATTCCGGTATATTCATTAACCGGCAATATATTTTCGAATCCTTCAACCAAAAGCGGATCTTTAAACAATGATGTTGGAAACTCTTTTATTAGCTGAATATTGGTTTGTACTATTGAGAACAAACCAATGGATGAGGCCTGAATAAACCAATAGTAATTATTTGGTGCAGGAATTATGCGATTGGCTGACGCATATTTCCCCAAACTTGCATTTAAAGTATCGTAGGGTGTAATTGCATCGGTAAGATCATCGTAAGTATACAATTTTTCGCCCGTTGTAAATACAATGCGTTTTTCAATTTTAAATACATGAATGGAATGATCTTTCCCAAAAGTTTCTTCACCAAAGTACTCGAAATTTAAAGCTTTGGTGCGCGCATCATTCACCTGAATTTTGTAGATGCCACGATGCATGTGGCTTGCCCAAATGTTTCCCAGGTGATCGAATTCGATGTAACGAATAAGATTGCCAAAGTCTTCAATATGGTTACGTCGTTCAATTCCCTCGTTTGTTTTATTGTAAACAATAATCCGGTTGTAGGTTGATTGCAACAGTAGATCCGGATTAAACGGATCCTCAATAAAATTAAATGCCCCGCCTTCAAGCGAAACTTCTCTTCTCACACCACTTTTTAACGCAAAACTTCCCTGGTTATGGCCAATTAAAAGTTCATCGTCAATTACTTTCAAATCCCATATCTGATCCTGGGTTCCGGGCACCAGTTTTATTTCATCGTTGTTTAAATCTAACGATGCTTCAAATAACCCCTGGTTGGTTCCGAGGTAAAGTTTGTTTTCAAAAATGGCTGTGGAGTATACTGCTCCGGCTCCACGCAGCTTTTTAACCACAAAGCTTTTATTTTGATTTCCGGAGATAAAACCAATACCAATATCAAGAGCCAGCCAGGTATTTTCTCTTTCATCGCAGTAAATTCCAAGCACTGTGTTATTGGGTAAGCCGTTTCGCGAATTCACCTTTGCAAGCAAATTTCCATAACGATCAAACTCAACAATACCGTCAACCAACGAACCAATAATTATATTTCCGCTGTTTGTTCGGCAAGCCCGGTTCAGTTCATTTTCCACAAAATAAGAGGTCCATTCGTCATTCCACTGGGTAAGGGTTGTACCATCCCAAAGAAAAATTCCACGATCGGCTGTACCAATCAGCAAATTTTCGTCCTCAGCCTGAATCATAAATTTTACTGTTGTACCTATCAAATGATCGTCGAAAATTACACGCTTGACGTTATCATTTTCAACTTCCCATATTCCGTTATCTCTTACTGAAACTAATATCCGATCGCCTACCTGGTTCATTACTGAAATTCCACCATCAAGGTGTAAAGGATAAACACTGTCATTATGATAGGTCAGAATCTTGTTAAACGATTGGAAATAAACATAATCATCTCTTTCTGCAATATTCCAGAACTCAAGATTATTTGTTTCTTCCAAATATTCTCTTGCCTTTTCATTGAGCGACGTGTATACCAACTCGCCCGTTGGAGTTGATTTCCAGTAACCCAATTCCATATATCCGCCGGTGTAAATCAACGAATCGGCAACAGCCTTTACCGAGCGAACAATTGTATTGTTTGGCAATTTGTTCAAGGTCCAGTTGGTTCCATCAAAACACAGAAGTCCGGAATGGTTGGCAAAATAAACCAATCCGTTCCCGGCAATACTAACACTCCAGTTTTGCCTTGATCCTTTATACGCGTTCTGATCAAATTGCACTACCCCCGTATACTCGTTTACTGCATAAACGGGAATGGCCAAAAGGACAACTAAAATTGTATTGACTATCGTTTTTATTGCGTTCGTGCGCATCAAATGTTAATGATTTATCAGATGTAACTTAGATATTATTCCTGCTTTTTATACTGCCTACCCCTTCAAATCGAAGTAAATAATTTTAAATGTATTATAAAAATAAAAAATAATTTAAATCAAGTCAACATATATACATCTGACTTACTGCTTCTTACAATATTTGTATTTTACACAATATGAGGTAATGATGAGGTAGATATAAGGCTTCACTATCTTCCAAAGTATGAATAGTGTGCTGATTCGGTTGTTTTAGGCTAGCCAACCAACGTAACTTTGAACTCAAACTAATTCAAATATTAAAGTTATGCGGAAAACATTCTTTATTCTAATTCTCCTTTTTTCGTTTTCAACCCTATTTGCGCAGGATAGAATTTCTATCTCGGGTTCCGTGGTTGATGCAAGCGGAATTACTCTGCCGGGGGTATCCGTTCTGGAAAAAGGAACAACCAATGGGGTTGTTACGGACATTGACGGCAATTACACATTGTCGGTTAAACAGGGAGCCACTGTAGTATTTAGTTACATTGGTTTTTTATCACAGGAAATTAATCCTCAACAATCAGGAACTGTCAACATTCAACTACAGGAAGATGTTGTTGGCCTAGAAGAAGTGGTTGTGGTTGGTTATGGAGAAATTAAGGTAAAAGACCTTACCTCATCCATCTCAACCGTTAAATCGGACGAACTGGTTAAAACACCAAGCGGACAGGCCATGCAGGCGTTGCAGGGTAAAGTTGCCGGGGTGCAAATTGTTAACTCAGGAGCACCGGGTGGACAGCCAACAGTTCGTATCCGTGGTATCGGATCATTTCCAAGCAGCAGTAATTCATCACCACTTTATGTTGTTGACGGAATGTATTTCGATAACATCGATTTTCTTAACCCGTCGGATATTGAAACCTTATCGGTTTTAAAAGATGCATCGGCATCGGCAATCTACGGTGTTCGGGCAGCGAACGGAGTGGTACTTATTACCACCAAAAAAGGTTCGTTAAACACAAAAACCAGTATTACTTACGAAGGATATTATGGTATTCAGGTTCCGCAAAACGTAATGCAAATGGCCAACGCCGAACAATTTGTTGATTACGTTTACCAAACAGGGTCGGAAGCAGATATCAGTTTTATCGAAAATGCAATGCAGCGTTACGGTCGTAGCCGCGTTAACCCGAACGTACCAAACGTTAACACCGACTGGTATGCCGAGATTATGAAGTCGCATGCTACACAGCAAAACCACTCGGTTTCGGTTTTGGGTGGTTACGATAAAACATCGTATTCAATGGGCGTAAATTACTACGACCAGGAAGGATTGCTGGAAGCAGAAGATTCGTATAAACGAATGAATATTCGAGCATCCATCGATCACCAGGCAAACAACTGGTTAAAAACCGGAGTTAATTTTAATGTAAGTAACGGAACACGATACATTGCAAGCGATGCGGCTTGGTTTAGCGCCTACCATGCAGTGCCCGTGCTACCCGTTTACGACCAACAAAACTATGATGATCTTGTAGCAC
It contains:
- a CDS encoding triple tyrosine motif-containing protein, whose amino-acid sequence is MRTNAIKTIVNTILVVLLAIPVYAVNEYTGVVQFDQNAYKGSRQNWSVSIAGNGLVYFANHSGLLCFDGTNWTLNKLPNNTIVRSVKAVADSLIYTGGYMELGYWKSTPTGELVYTSLNEKAREYLEETNNLEFWNIAERDDYVYFQSFNKILTYHNDSVYPLHLDGGISVMNQVGDRILVSVRDNGIWEVENDNVKRVIFDDHLIGTTVKFMIQAEDENLLIGTADRGIFLWDGTTLTQWNDEWTSYFVENELNRACRTNSGNIIIGSLVDGIVEFDRYGNLLAKVNSRNGLPNNTVLGIYCDERENTWLALDIGIGFISGNQNKSFVVKKLRGAGAVYSTAIFENKLYLGTNQGLFEASLDLNNDEIKLVPGTQDQIWDLKVIDDELLIGHNQGSFALKSGVRREVSLEGGAFNFIEDPFNPDLLLQSTYNRIIVYNKTNEGIERRNHIEDFGNLIRYIEFDHLGNIWASHMHRGIYKIQVNDARTKALNFEYFGEETFGKDHSIHVFKIEKRIVFTTGEKLYTYDDLTDAITPYDTLNASLGKYASANRIIPAPNNYYWFIQASSIGLFSIVQTNIQLIKEFPTSLFKDPLLVEGFENILPVNEYTGILCLQNGVAFLDASISDSTTNLMSNYTPAVRSIELQTNSGRSVYLPLNTKNAEIKNTLNNLHFRFSFPMLNEFPVSYKYFLEGLNLEWSESTDNPEFNFERLPRGNYNLHVKAVDIWGHESQIYNFSFEVRPSLLATKLAIFFYMFILIGALLLFRRWGVKQTRKKEQLQHEKRERELIRLRNEKLRDEVRFKSKELANSTMAIIRKNEFLLDLKNIVRKQKEELGSRYPDKYFNYLNNKIDENISSRDDRQIFENNFERAHEQFFQKMKSKYPELTSSDLQLCAYLRMNLSSKEIAPLLGISIRGVENHRYKLRKKLNLQPEDSLTDIMLSV
- a CDS encoding two-component regulator propeller domain-containing protein is translated as MKKGLLYLAFIPFIIACSENRRSLESVNHQTLQSQIIELNLGDGYNENQFSGNPIKPLVSVFGDTIIHGKPFVLSGDIIEIGDTSMLKHKPVGYSDSEKFRPYVTNVPKKLSAVPLDFSQLKTSEILTHSNSFLLNLVGDTIYTGVAIEVVPAKVPLKHPESYPALGFKRKDHANSNLKYLDVEQGLSSSYVLTILHDSQKNIWLGTRGGGVSLYNGNTFIVFTTDNGLCDNTVTSIIEDNDGNIWFGTYNGVCMYDGNTFKQFTESEGLINNQVLYIFQDSKNNIWFGSNGGGVCKYDGRTFVHYTLHEGLTSNIIRYIMEDSAGNIWFGTNGGGINILKNNKITYLTEETGFIDNNILPIFEDSKGNFWIGSWEAGVYKFDGNSIVNYTVDDGLVYNGINSIIEDTHGRIWFGTWEGISIFDGETFTSITEAEGVSYKDINALNTDEKGNVWIGTWGGGVNLYNNNLFTCFTDADGLSESHIFSMLEDSRNNLWFGSWDGVNKIKNDKITQWAESNGLSGDYVYALFEDSHKNIWLGTAQGGVTKFDGETFIHYSEKDGLSDNFVNSIAEDNNGNMWFATTEGGISHLVNDQFEQFSESDGFSCDYVNVIKKDHAGNLWFGTNDAGLSKYDGETFINYTEKEGLSSNSVLSVFEDSRNNIWIGTDGGGLCMFDGSQFIVYSTKQGLSSNCVQSIIEDDQNNIWIGTNRGVNLIIVSSNRNYQAKRGTLNNSQIEEVVTFDYLNPEIHTYNEKDGLKALDFYKNSVMLDSENRIWWGSGKGLTMLDLNRFSISREPPALHLNRLDINEQFIDFNNFKKADFEGISYNAVDKFTNLPLGLKLSHFNNHITFYFAAVEWSAPHKIKYSYKLDGINNSWSVPGKDAKVSFRNLPAGKYVFNVRAIGEGKKWSAPVEYAFVISPSLWNTVFARFLYAALLVILVYTFIRWRTQKLNKRKKQLVKIIKDRDQQIEKAKEADRLKSAFLANMSHEIRTPMNGILGFANLLKAPGLIGPEQQNYIEIIEKSGARMLNIINDIISISKIESGQMEVFINDADIVKQINYIQDFFEPEIKNKGLEFRVVNNTNEGQIVLKTDREKVYSILTNLVKNAIKYTSAGYIELGFEKKNNFLEIYVKDTGNGIPKDRQKAIFERFVQADISDKMALQGAGLGLSISKAYVEMLGGEIWLESEEGVGSTFYFTLPCKLNSNSLQNKEVVNIDKELNQSDIKLKILIAEDDEISEMLLSLAIKEFEKSLIKVKTGVEAVNVCREHGDIDLILMDIQMPKMNGYEATRAIRKFDKKVIIIVQTAYAMPGDREKALEAGCNDYLTKPIMSKNISEMIRKYFPGS
- a CDS encoding response regulator transcription factor, which codes for MKIKLIIADDHRIFSEGLITVLNTDESIEIAGVAKDGKEAIDKAFELDVDILIMDISMPKMDGIEATRYLKTKLPSLKIIALSMHAEKQYVIKMLKAGIDGYVLKNNSSQELLHAIHSVYNNKKYLSADVTPLIISDYIDKKIKAVSR
- a CDS encoding TonB family protein — translated: MMNAKKTKKADLENKRTTMFLVGLVIALSFSLFAFEWKKPVQKTMIVQGNVNYAPPEDLVIPITKPEKIKPEKPIVKVPVFNIIEDNIKTENELDWEGEDPEEPVIIDFSSMLNMGEEPEDENLGAVLNFAETMPEFPGGNAALLSFLAQNVNYPLIAQENGIEGKVYVSFVVDETGNIYNVALARDADSSLGREAIRVVKSMPSWKPGKQGNTAVKVRYTVPINFVLQ